The proteins below are encoded in one region of Mya arenaria isolate MELC-2E11 chromosome 15, ASM2691426v1:
- the LOC128219292 gene encoding 52 kDa repressor of the inhibitor of the protein kinase-like codes for MLALLDFYRDDMPQPDMFAQEVQLWKQTWRNTENKPSTIVETLTETCQHMYPNISKVLTLLLLTSVTSAGVERSNSSLKFIKNPHRSTMGQSRFNALMLLFIHRDIKLDIEEIVNIYARKYPRRMLLIDPLCE; via the coding sequence ATGCTAGCTCTTCTGGACTTTTACAGAGATGACATGCCACAGCCAGACATGTTCGCACAAGAGGTCCAGCTCTGGAAACAGACCTGGAGGAACACGGAAAACAAGCCGTCGACTATTGTCGAAACATTGACAGAAACATGCCAACATATGTACCCCAACATATCGAAAGTGCTTACACTGTTGCTTTTAACTTCTGTGACATCAGCAGGAGTGGAACGGTCCAACTCGTCATTGAAATTCATCAAGAACCCGCACAGGAGTACCATGGGCCAGAGCCGGTTCAACGCTCTCATGCTACTCTTCATTCATAGGGACATAAAATTGGATATTGAGGAAATTGTGAACATCTACGCCAGGAAATATCCTAGGCGCATGCTACTGATAGATCCATTGTGCGAATAG